One genomic window of Candidatus Neomarinimicrobiota bacterium includes the following:
- the gmk gene encoding guanylate kinase, translated as MSNKAGLLVCIASPSGGGKTTVCRKLIERHGDYRFSVSGTTRDPRDGEQDGVDYYFLSEEEFNKKVNNGEFAEYERVHGQMYGTLYAAVQEALDNGEVLLNDIDVKGASTLKSEYGDQCLTIFLQPPSMRTLKERLISRGTETEESFKRRMHRISLEIEYGKQFDVEIVNDQLMTTVDEAEQSIENRRSAIMEEAINGS; from the coding sequence ATGTCGAATAAGGCCGGGCTCCTTGTATGCATTGCATCACCGTCCGGTGGTGGTAAAACCACCGTCTGCAGGAAGCTGATCGAGCGACATGGTGATTATCGGTTTTCCGTATCCGGAACTACCCGGGATCCCAGAGATGGCGAACAAGACGGCGTGGACTACTATTTTTTATCTGAAGAGGAGTTCAACAAGAAAGTAAATAATGGGGAGTTTGCCGAATACGAGCGGGTTCACGGGCAGATGTACGGAACACTGTATGCGGCGGTACAGGAGGCTTTGGACAACGGCGAAGTCCTCCTGAACGATATTGACGTGAAGGGTGCCTCTACACTCAAATCGGAGTACGGTGACCAATGCCTGACAATTTTTTTACAGCCACCGAGTATGCGTACGCTTAAGGAGCGGCTCATCAGCCGCGGAACGGAGACGGAAGAAAGTTTTAAGCGACGAATGCATCGGATATCATTGGAAATAGAATATGGTAAACAATTCGACGTGGAAATCGTTAACGATCAATTGATGACCACAGTGGACGAAGCTGAACAATCAATAGAAAACAGACGATCAGCAATAATGGAGGAAGCAATCAATGGCAGTTGA
- a CDS encoding DNA-directed RNA polymerase subunit omega, whose protein sequence is MAVETISFRDLEDQTTDTFEAIIIMAKRARQVNAERLAKMELPAFMEDTEDEEIGLDREDLEDVDFDGIEKATTFAIREMLTGDLTFRYKGEQYEETEEIEDGELKENGEDSE, encoded by the coding sequence ATGGCAGTTGAAACAATTTCATTCCGGGATCTGGAAGATCAGACAACGGATACCTTCGAGGCAATCATCATCATGGCGAAGCGCGCCCGACAGGTGAATGCCGAACGGTTGGCCAAGATGGAACTCCCGGCCTTTATGGAGGATACGGAAGACGAAGAAATAGGCCTGGACCGGGAAGACCTGGAAGATGTGGACTTTGACGGCATCGAAAAGGCAACCACGTTCGCCATTCGCGAGATGTTGACAGGGGATCTGACGTTCCGGTACAAGGGTGAGCAATACGAAGAGACCGAAGAGATTGAAGATGGCGAGCTCAAAGAAAACGGAGAAGATTCCGAGTAG